From a region of the Helianthus annuus cultivar XRQ/B chromosome 5, HanXRQr2.0-SUNRISE, whole genome shotgun sequence genome:
- the LOC110943916 gene encoding uncharacterized protein LOC110943916, with the protein MTRSGKATGPDKSDSPPITKMVQTDASDEVHARRDPASTAQFHEPVKDFTPPIPYPSRLKKQKNDEQHGKFLEMFKQLHINISFVEALAQMPKYARFLKDILTNKQKLESMSCVLMNENCSALLQNRLPEKMGDPGSFTLPCLIGSMSVSHALADLGASINLMPYKVFAKLDQGEPSPTRMSIRLADRSIKYPRGFVENMLVKIDKFVFPVDFVILDMDKDSKVPLILGRPFLNTAREGHEAEQPVYQISEDGSQSPDQFVEIDREVEEKSKPSVEDPPSLELKELPPHLEYAFLDKEFHLPVIISASLAKEEKR; encoded by the exons ATGACGAGGAGTGGTAAAGCCACGGGACCTGACAAATCGGACTCACCACCGATCACTAAGATGGTCCAAACTGACGCTTCAGACGAGGTGCACGCTAGGCGAgacccagcaagtacagcacagtTCCATGAGCCAGTTAAAGATTTCACTCCTCCTATCCCATATCCGAGCAGATTGAAGAAGCAAAAGAACGATGAACAACATGGTAAGTTTTTAGAAATGTTTAAACAATTACACATAAACATATCATTTGTTGAGGCGTTggctcaaatgcctaaatacgcAAGGTTCTTAAAAGACATCCTCACAAACAAGCAGAAACTTGAAAGCATGTCTTGTGTGTTGATGAATGAAAACTGTTCAGCCCTTCTCCAAAACCGTCTACCTGAAAAGATGGGAGATCCGGGCAGTTTCACTCTTCCCTGTCTCATTGGCAGCATGTCTGTCAGTCACGCATTAGCTGATTTAGGAGCTAGCATAAACCTTATGCCATATAAAGTTTTTGCTAAATTAGATCAGGGTGAACCTTCACCCACTAGAATGAGCATTCGACTTGCAGATCGTTCAATCAAGTATCCGCGAGGATTCGTTGAAAACATGCttgttaaaattgataaatttgttttccccgtggattTTGTTATTTTAGACATGGACAAAGATTCGAAAGTGCCATTAATACTCGGACGCCCATTCCTCAATACTGCTAGG GAGGGCCACGAAGCTGAGCAGCCAGTTTACCAAATCAGTGAAGATGGTTCCCAAAGTCCAGATCAATTTGTGGAGATTGACCGTGAAGTTGAAGAAAAGTCAAAACCCTCGGTTGAAGATCCACCATCTTTGGAGTTAAAAGAACTCCCACCgcatctcgagtatgcatttctaGACAAGGAGTTTCACTTGCCAGTAATCATTTCAGCATCTTTAGCAAAAGAGGAAAAGAGATAG
- the LOC110943915 gene encoding uncharacterized protein LOC110943915 translates to MEREEGEIESPGGRPEKNNVNEDSSKNRDELSKEKAITFYVSNLHPHITDGELWTESKNYGNIVDAYIAKKLDKRRNKFGFLRFTKVKDVDKMVKALNQMTFFGWRIRVNVARFVKVTKKNQGQNKVWAEKGKEPANIIYDQPESSRNGYLRRGVSWADVAAGKSPKQEKESCLAFSNESEPLKKWNVRSVIGDLKDIEALRGVNRMKNRLGLKNSQVRYIGGLKLLIIFYSKEEMDWKLKEQEKIWDEWFTNITRWHGEEIPFERIAWLKIRGVPLQLWIDAVFECIGEKYGRVIRKSETFTNIISCSIPMLHDQTKEHHLN, encoded by the exons ATGGAGAGAGAGGAAGGAGAGATAGAATCTCCAGGAGGTCGGCCGGAAAAAAATAATGTGAATGAAGACAGCAGCAAAAACAGAGATGAACTCTCAAAGGAGAAAGCGATAACCTTTTACGTTTCAAACCTACACCCCCATATAACAGATGGTGAGTTATGGACTGAGAGTAAGAATTATGGTAATATAGTGGACGCCTACATTGCTAAGAAGCTGGATAAGAGAAGAAACAAATTCGGATTCCTAAGGTTTACTAAGGTTAAAGATGTCGACAAAATGGTTAAAGCATTAAATCAAATGACGTTTTTTGGATGGAGGATAAGAGTAAACGTGGCAAGGTTTGTAAAAGTGACGAAGAAGAACCAAGGACAGAATAAGGTGTGGGCGGAGAAAGGAAAGGAACCGGCGAACATAATTTATGACCAGCCGGAATCGTCTAGAAACGGTTATTTGAGACGTGGGGTCTCCTGGGCAGACGTTGCTGCCGGAAAGTCACCTAAGCAAGAGAAGGAAAGCTGCTTAGCATTCTCAAATGAATCTGAGCCGCTTAAGAAATGGAACGTCAGGTCTGTAATTGGAGATTTGAAAGACATCGAGGCACTAAGAGGGGTAAATCGAATGAAGAATAGATTGGGTTTGAAGAATTCACAGGTCCGTTACATTGGTGGTCTGAAATTACTAATTATTTTTTATTCGAAGGAGGAGATGGATTGGAAACTAAAGGAACAGGAAAAGATATGGGATGAATGGTTTACCAACATAACAAGATGGCATGGAGAAGAAATACCCTTTGAGCGGATCGCGTGGCTGAAGATTAGAGGAGTTCCACTGCAATTATGGATAGACGCAGTCTTTGAATGCATTGGAGAAAAATATGGGAGAGTCATAAGGAAATCTGAG ACTTTTACAAATATAATATCATGCTCCATTCCTATGCTACACGACCAGACAAAAGAACATCATTTAAATTGA